AGAGAGCTAAGGATGCAACAAAGGAATCAACTATTAATTGGTTATTGATTGACATGGCATTTATTTTGACCCAGCCTCAGTGAAACATTTATTGAATGATTAACCACCGTGGAGCCTAGCTAGCTACCCAAAAACGCAAGCTTCTTTATTAGTGTGCTTACatgatatgttttgtttgttgattgttttgGTTCCATTCGATGTTCCGTTCTAAAGTgtctttctcctctctcactctgaCTCTTTCTCTCCCCACACAGGACCCAGAGAAAGGCCCAGTGCCAACCTTTCAGCCTTTCCAACGCAGCGTGTCTGCTGACGAGGAGAACTCTGAGGTGAGGGGGccgtgccacacacacacacacacagactcctcCTCTCTGagactccaccccccccccccctaacttAATCATCCCCTCCCCAGTCACACACAGACGACTGATGAGGGGAGGGGTGGGTGTCTGCTGAGGAGGGGAGCTCTGAGGTgagggggtggggtgtgtgtctgctgaggaggggagggagtagtgtgtgtgtctgctgagGAGGAGAGCTCCAGGGGAGggaagtgtgtttgtgtgctatggAGGAGAGAAAAGGAGTGTGTGCTGAGGAGGACAGGTAAGAGAATGAGTGagggtgtgtgtctctgtgtgctgACAAGGAGGGCTATAAGGTGAGCGAGATTGTCTGTGTATGCTGACAAGAAGAGTTCTGAGGGtagggggtgtctgtctgtctgtttgtctgctgAGGAGGGCGAGAATgtgttgcttgcttgcttgcttgtgtatgtgttttttagaTTCAGTTTTACAAGccatctttttctttctttcaactgCAGTCTTCAAAGCGTCCCCAGAGAAAAATGCTCTATGAGAGGTAAGGCCTGTCTGGCACATCCTGACTGCACACTAAACCTTCCTCTCGTTGCTTTTATCAGAAGTTTTCTCATTCTGGGATAGTTAGTGCGCTTGGAAAACAATAACGATGGAAGCAGTAACATCAGTAGACCATGACGGATGGAgcacatatttgttttttgtttacattttagtgTAGTTTCTTTTTCAGAAGTCAAATATAATTTTTGATAATGTTTGATATAACAGCATTGTGTAGATAAGGTCTTGCATAATGTTGTTCAGTGTAATTAAGAACAACAGAGAATTACTGACTACTCTATAGTGGATTGGGTGAGCTCTTGTAGAAGTATTGAaaagacagtgtgtgtgtatagtaaacaaaagtttatataccccaatggaaattattgatttatttgttgtatatatatataatcttttagCTCAAAGAACCAGCTGCCCGGTATGATaagttgtacatatctttctcaagggagtctgtgtttgaataaaaaaatttgAGGTATTTCTAGGTTGTTGACGGCATACTTTGAATACAttaggtattatatatatatcatatactatatctatatatctcctgttttatatatatatatatgtgtgtgtgtgtgtgtgtgtgtgtgtgtgtgtatatatatatatatatatatatatatatatatatatatatatatacatacatatatatatacacacacacaccatatatatagtGCCAATAAGTTATATACAGGTATTAAAGTAGCCgtcaaaaaaatagaaatacctccaattttttttattcaaacacagactccatgttgagaaagatatgtacaacgtACCATACCGGGCAGCTCGGGTTCTTTGATAAAAGATATATGTTATATGATTTATTTACGTGCAATGCAAcgttatttatatgtatataatattagatatatatatatatatatatatatatatatatcatatatcatgtGCACactattgaaatttaagcagttcaagtccagtgaataacctgaaatggtacaaaggtaagcggtaaactgccagaggttaaaaaaaaaaaaaaagtttaggttaccaaaaactgaaaaataatgtacatttcagagttatacaaaaaggcctttttcagggaacaagtaatgggttaacaacttacagctgttctgcagcaatggaagtaaattaagccttgaaagttgatgctatcAGTTCCtacaacttttgttgattacttataaaccctctgtctgtataaaagcagtgttggaacagactgtgttactacaccctcttaagcattatttggacagtattgtactgcaggaagtagtatattgctatcataatggcgagaaaaaggcaattaacaaaggaagacagacagaccattataacccttaaaagtgtaggtctttcctttagagaaattgcaaagaaagccaaggtgtcagtgagtacagtttcctacaccatcaaaaggcacttggaaactggaggaaactctgacaggaagaggtctagcagacccaaagccacaacagaatcagaaaacaagtttctgagagtcaacagcttgcgtgataggcggctcacaggacaacagcttcaagcacagcttaacactggttgaagtaagcaagtctcagtttcaactgtgaagagaagacttcaagctgcaggtttgacaggtcgagtggcagtaagaaagccattgctaagatggcaaaataagaaaaagaggcttgcctgggcaaTGAAGCatcaccagtggactactgaagacggGAAGAAGgttttatggaccgatgaatcaaaatttgaaatcttcggttcatcacgcagggttttcgtacaccgtcgagtaggcgaaaggatggttcctcggtgtgtgacaccaactgtcaaacatggaggaggaactggacagaagggtgaaagcaaagcaacctacaagtgcaacacatttgtgggaacttctgcaacagtgttgggaagaactttccaaacaatatttgatttccattgtagaaaaaatgccaaatatctgcaaaaggtggctacttggATGAGTCACAAATTTAGATTAAAAGTtcgttaaacaaaatgattccatgatttcttttttatctccaattgtttatttgttctatgctttaatttcagtacactgagacattaaactgcgtaaatttcaataaaaactggaaaaattgaggtgtttgaccgagtgtgtgtgtggcagtcagtatatatatatatatatatatatatatatatatatatatatatattggctcaCACACTAACACCGTCAGATttgatatatctatattatattatataattataatatttattatatatatatatattaatacaaagaAATATCTTACAACTTTTTGTTTCTTACTCTGTTTCTGTATCTCTTCTCACTTTGTTCACTTTctctgttctttttcttttcgtctctccctttctttctgtgtttgtttcttccCCTCAGTTTCGTCAGCTCAGGTGCTCGCACTCGTGGAGACTCTGACAGGGAGAGTGGGGATGGAGTGCTGCAGAACAcaggagagagggacagagagctGGATCGAGAGAGGGACCGGGAcagagacagggacagggacagagacagagggagaggggaCAGGGAccgggagagagacagagagagagatgcaccATTCAGGCGTGAGTATTATACAAACCCTTTCTTGTACCTGTTGTTAGCGGTAGCAGCCTAATTATTGTTATCACTGTCAAGGAGTCTAAAATACATTGTCTTTCGTGCTGCACTAGCGACATTATCACTGAGCCTGCTTTGAAGCAGTGCTAACCAAGccatctttaaaatcaattctctttTCCCTATTTTCTAGTTTCAATAATccacccagatttattttttttatcctgcaTTTTATTCAACAAAGTTCAGACAAAACTCAAACGGTTAACACTAGGCTGACATTTTAAACTCGACTGCAGCGCTTTGCCCAGGTTTTTCTgatgctctttcttttttttttcttctcatgcCCAGGCTCAGACTCGTTCCCGGATCGACGCCCCCCTCGGAAGGGGAACACGCTGTACGTGTACGGAGTGGGGATGAGCGACGAGAGCCTGAGAGCGGCCTTCTCTGTGTGCGGCAATATCATAGACCTGTCCATGGACCCACAGAGGAAgtgagactcccactgcacactACACTCCGtctttgtgtgtctgtctttgtatgtgtttttgacAGTGTGTTTGGGTTGTCTCTGTATTTAatctcctgtttttatttttttagctgtgcTTTCATCACCTTTGAGAAGATGGAGTCGGCTGACCAGGCCATCGCAGAGGTGAGGTTCACTGAATTCAATTTTTAAATCTGCC
This window of the Polyodon spathula isolate WHYD16114869_AA chromosome 24, ASM1765450v1, whole genome shotgun sequence genome carries:
- the nelfe gene encoding negative elongation factor E isoform X2, whose translation is MALKKQSSTSQATQGGLKRTLSDQPAVDTATATEQAKMLIKTGAISAIKAENKNSGFKRSRTLEGKLKDPEKGPVPTFQPFQRSVSADEENSESSKRPQRKMLYESFVSSGARTRGDSDRESGDGVLQNTGERDRELDRERDRDRDRDRDRDRGRGDRDRERDRERDAPFRRSDSFPDRRPPRKGNTLYVYGVGMSDESLRAAFSVCGNIIDLSMDPQRNCAFITFEKMESADQAIAELNGRCVGDVSLKVSIARKQPMLEAATGTSVWAPLAVQNSAKGSHRDKRNPIVYNEDFF
- the nelfe gene encoding negative elongation factor E isoform X1 → MVLFPTSLTEEEESLQKKYAKLKKKKKALMALKKQSSTSQATQGGLKRTLSDQPAVDTATATEQAKMLIKTGAISAIKAENKNSGFKRSRTLEGKLKDPEKGPVPTFQPFQRSVSADEENSESSKRPQRKMLYESFVSSGARTRGDSDRESGDGVLQNTGERDRELDRERDRDRDRDRDRDRGRGDRDRERDRERDAPFRRSDSFPDRRPPRKGNTLYVYGVGMSDESLRAAFSVCGNIIDLSMDPQRNCAFITFEKMESADQAIAELNGRCVGDVSLKVSIARKQPMLEAATGTSVWAPLAVQNSAKGSHRDKRNPIVYNEDFF